A region of the Chelmon rostratus isolate fCheRos1 chromosome 1, fCheRos1.pri, whole genome shotgun sequence genome:
CATCAGCCTGGTGGAGAACATCTTGGTGGTTCTGGCCATCATCAAGAACCGCAACCTGCACTCGCCCATGTATTACTTCATCTGCTGCTTGGCCGTGTCCGACATGCTGGTCAGTGTAAGCAACGTGGTGGAGACCATCTTCATGCTTCTCAACGACCACGGCCTGATGGACGTGCACCCCCGCATGCTGCGCCACCTGGACAACGTCATCGACGTGATgatctgcagctcagtggtGTCCTCGCTCTCCTTTCTGTGCACCATCGCCGCGGATCGCTACATCACCATCTTTTACGCGCTGCGTTACCACAGCATAATGACCACGCAGCGCGCAGTCACCATCATCGCGGTGGTGTGGCTGGCCAGCATCACCTCCAGCATCCTATTTATCGTGTACCACACCGACAACGCCGTCATCGTGTGCCTAGTCACCTTCTTCTGCACCACCCTGGTGTTCAACGCCGTGCTGTACCTGCACATGTTCCTCCTGGCGCACGTGCATTCCCGGCGCATCATGGCTTTCCACAAAAGCAGGCGTCAGTCCACAAGCATGAAGGGAGCGATCACCCTCACCATCCTGCTCGGGGTGTTCATTTTATGCTGGGGtcccttcttcctccacctcatcctcatcctcacctgcCCCACCAGCCCCTTCTGCAACTGTTTCTTCCGAAACTTTAACCttttcctcatcctcatcatctgtAACTCGCTCATCGATCCGCTCATCTACGCCTACCGGAGCCAGGAGCTGCGTAAAACCCTGCAGGAGCTGGTCCTGTGTTCCTGGTGCTTCGGCGTGTGACACAACGTGCATTTAGGATGGCAGCGAGAGCATCAGATTATCTACAATGTCGCCTACCTTTTCTTCCTGAACCGACATTGCATCAGAAACTGTAGTAAGATCACATCTGACTGAACAGGCAGGTGATGCCCATGTGCCCATCTGTACATGACAACAGCTGTATGTCTGatcattgtttttgtacatCTCACCGTGGATCTTACGATCATTTCCACGCATggcttcagttttatttattgttgcgCTGTGCCATCCACAGGTTCCTGCACCACGACACATCAGAACTAAGAGAGATCATAAACAGGAGAGTCTGTAGGTTAGTGGACTGTATTGTAgtgagcattttatttttgttaaaccACGTACCAAATCTTAAGTCTTTTCCACTGCAAATCAAAAGTGCCTCTTTTTGTTGGTCCGAAATGTGTGATCTGGCTTAATTCCCCTTTTTAAGAAATCAAGAGAATTAACAAAAAATCTGCACTGGAGCAAAATGTTCTGAATTATTATGAGTTTCTGCCTTCATTAAATTAAACCTGAATGTTGGCTGCACTTTGTCCACGTtagacacacagtcagtgagATATAACTTCGGCCTGGTGAGGCTGCTTATGAAAGGGGTATTTCGCTTTGAGTTGACCCTGAACAAATGTCTCCGCATTCAAGTCGAAGTTAGCTGTTTTTCTCCCAAAGTTTGAAGTCAACTAAACTCAGCGCTCGACAGAAGAAGCTTTGTCGTGCAGCGCTTCAAAGATGCTGTGTGGTGATGGAGAGCAGTCATGGCCACGTGAGCTCTGCTGCTGGGTGATTTTCATGTGCGCGCCCCGGGACTTCACCCCCCCGCGTTATCTTAACGGAGTCCATTTcttgctgttttaaaataattgtCATATTTGCGCATCGcatcatctaaaaaaaaagcattaattcTGATATGTCTAATATGTTTACTTCGGCTAACAAAGACAgctatttatttcatttagcaATGAATGAATTTGTTCCAGCGTGTTGcaagaaataaattaaatataggCCgagaataaagagagagagagagagagagagacaagcaTTGAAATGAAAGTCCCATGAAGCCTCGTAGAAACGCTTGTTGCAGTCTGTTTGTTGGCGTTGCATGTAATTGCTCCACCCAAAAATAAATGTCCGGAtgactggagagaaaaaaagcggGTGGGCTATCCTCACATGAACGGCCTCGTTTGGCGGCAGGCCCTGATGCCCAGGGCGGAGCAGGGTTTATGAACGACAGCAGATCCAAGTTATCTGTGGGAGTTTGTGGGCTTCTCTTAAGTGTGGAAGCGCATTGGAGCCTGATTTCAGTTTTGTAGGCTATAGTTTTAATGAGCAAGACATTAATGACTGCATGATTtctatcattttgtttttttctatttatcttATGCTATCCTATTCTCTATTGATCCTGGGGATTTGTTGTAAATAGGACCTACATTTTAGACTCTATCTGACAGTTTTTCCtttagaaaaactgaaatgcagTTGTATGTCTTTATTTGAGCCATGAAGTGTAGTTCTTTCCTCCCAATATATGGTGCTTCGGTATAAATGCTTTAGCATAGTTGTTTCCAAAGGGGAAAAGACTCACACATCCCAATGTCAGACTGTCTGCCCAGATAAAAATTATGAAACTTCACTGGTTTGATGATGGCTACCATATAGATTTGAAATGTGCATGTTAATACTGACAATAATGTAGACTGCTGTATACTGTAGTACTTGAATAATCCTTGCCAGAgtatttgctgctgctgtaatagACAATTTATACAGTCCCAACTGTTATCACTGAATTCAGTCCTCAATATTTTTCTGTGTAATTTTTCTATTGATTTAGAATTGTAACTGgctttactttttcttttatgttttgtaGTATCTctaatatgtttgtttgtttttttgtttcaggaCTTTATtatctgtattgtcttctttttgGTGTGGGAGTTGTTACAGAGGATTGTGAATGATCAGAATGACTGTCTGGTATCTAATatataaatctttaaaaataacatCTATTAAAAGGTAATTAGACTCAGTGCTTTGTTGTATCTCCTAAGCTGGTTTAACACATTGTAAATGCTGTGGGTATAAAAACTGTAGCATGCATCCCATGTTAACTTGAAACTGACTAAAACAGTTGTACAGTTATTTTATAAAAGCAATGTGTGTTATATTTACTCCTTGAAATTGTTTACATGTTATCTATTTGTCTCAAATAAAGAGGCCAAAACAAAAGAGCTTGTGGTAAATGAATAATCttcattcatgtgtgtgctAAAAAGGTCTGAGTGCAGTTTCTCTATGAAATGGCTGTGCTCATAGCACCTCCGTCAAACAATGGCTGCTGTTCTCAATTCATGCCACCTGCAGGTATCTCTACAGTATCTGATGCAGGCCAGCAGAGGATATTTTAAACCAGGGGTGAGAAACCTCTGGCCTCCGGCCTGTATACAGCCTGTGAGAGCATTTGATCCGGGCCACAAGGTAtttcctaaaaacaaaaaaaattctgtcGATAGCAGTTATTTTTTCCAGcgcaaaaataaaataacataaatagCTGACTAACATATCCTTTCAGTGGTCCCTGAAGGCAACATGCATGTAGCAGTTGATGCCAGTTCAATGCATCATGGAGATGAAAGTAGATGCGGAGTGTTGTTCTTTCCAAGAAAAAGTGGACAAAcgattatttttttgttgaagtaaaaggcaagccaTTGTGCTGAGGTTAGTTTGATTGCATGTActcagtgataaaaaaaaggctCATGTTGAGCATCATCATAGTTTGAAACATGCCAACCTGGATGAGCTGCGAGGACAAAGTCTGATAAAGTTGGAGTTTGGctacaacacaaaatcattgaGGAGCAAAGCAATGACCTGCTAGCAGTTCTCGTGCAAAGACttagttctgctcaagactgactgacccaaacctgaaAAACCAGctgtgatcatcatcatcatcatcatcatcatcatcatcatcatcactaccatctgacaccAGACACCTCGCCAAGAGAAGCAGTCCCGGCTATCGCAGAAGTTAgagtgatatatgtgttcagtaATTTAGTATGACGAATGAGGAAAAGGTTCCCTACCCCTGGtggaagacagaaaacatcaatTGTAACGACATGTCCTTGAACTTTTGAACATATTTACATGCAACATTAatgctttttctctccttcatagaaaaaaaatgtgcaatacAACATTTGCTCTCAGCAGACAAAAGGGCCATTGATAAATTAACACAACAGAGACGTTTTTGAAATGCTCCATTTTTAAACTCATGATCAAGTTCAGCTACTGTGCTGTAGGCCTAAATAACATCATTGAAGGACAGGGGATTTCCAGCAAGTATAAATCCAATCCTCATCCTATCCTCAAGGAAGAAATTATAAACTTAATTGTTTTAAACAGTTCCATTAATTAGTAGGTTCATTATAGTTCAGCGTGTGGGAATCATTCAGAAAAATAAGAGAGGCAGGAGTGCAAAAGAATCTAATAAAACTGTCTTTAAAATGCATATATATCTATAGATATTTATATAGATATCTGTATGTACAGAATTCTATATCTACAgatttctatctatctatctatctatctatctatctatctatctatctatctatctatctatcttttaAATTCTTGCTAATTTCTTTTGATCTTTTTCTCACTCTAagatattattttgtttttttgagcaATTTTATTGGTATTTTTATAGTAATAAAACAGTTCTATCATTTGTATCTTTTTAACCTTTTAGCATAGATTTTTATGTTTCAGAAGATTACGAAGGGCATAAAAAAATTATTGAATTTTACTTAATGAAGAACCCTTCAGTGTAATAATTGGCGATCTACGTCTAAAACTAATTTAGCCACCCTGACCACATAATATTTTCTAAATGGCATAACCCAAGATGTCTCATTGAggaaaaaataattattgtagTCTGCGCTCGTTATGTTCACATGTCACtgaatgacacatttatttagatTTGCTATTAAATACCTGTCACACAGCAGTAGGAAGACTAAAACGTTAACTGCATAGTTTTGCTTCTTTAAAACAATTACACATAGGGGATGAGCGGGGGACAAGGAACATCATAGGAAGCAGTTTATGGACCACTGATGAGCAGAATGGTCTTCACCAATCCATTACGTGGGTTTTATAATAATACTCAATAGCGATTATTAGCTCATCTCATCTAGTAACAGCCTGCTCAATGATTAATTCCAAGAGCAGAGATCAACAGTGATACGTTAAATTAAATAAGAAACCATTGCTAGTAATAAGTGTACATGTATTTCAGAAAGATGTGCATTTTTGAAGGGGATAATAATAAGATgaagaacaataacaaaatgacAAGTGCAGTGGTTTGTATTAATATTAAGTTCCTCGCATAAATTTAAACACTTGCTTTACgataaatatttgatttaaaaatgtaaatgatgtaGTCCATGTGCTTGAGAGTTGTGCTGATTTTGTTTGGAACTAAGGGGAAGATCAAACCTGACTGAAcctgaataaaatgaatttacaaatacattaaatgccaaataaatgtagaaattaatctataaatattaaatcaatttatttcattatttttctgttaatgtAAGTTATTCATTATTTCTAATAACTGACTTTACATTTTCTTCCCACACTGACTATTTTTAGttcaatatttaataaaaaaaaaatcccaataaGTCCAGGCTGGTCCTCCATACTTATCATTCACACACCTGATGTCAGAGGTAGTTAGAAGCAGCGACCTGTTAACACACTGTGAAAGTCACTGTGAAAGTCCTGATGTGCTTGTCTCCAGAGCATGATGGTATCAATCTCAGTGCAAACACTCGTTGACAACATCCTTCGCCAGTGTGTTCCAGACTTGTGACGCCAtcataaaaatactcaaaagaCGATCATTGTATGTTGCATGGACAATAATACAGTGAAATCCTTTAGAAACACTCTCAAAGATTCTCCATCATTGTCAGTGAAGCAAATTGTGTCATAGATAAGGAAGCAGACATAAACATGACATAGACATGCCACTTTGCTGCAATTATCCCTAAATACCCGAAAGGATGACCAAAGTGTGACTGTATTATTTGCAAAAAGCACCATGTTTGTAGTTAGGGTTAGAGTTATGACTTCTTCCTTCATTTAGCTGCACAAAGCCGCTCTGTtcacagcaaagaaaaagccatccaaacaacaaacacactcaagcTATAATTATTCAAAGATATCCATATGACCAGAAACCAAGGCTCTGACCCTCAGGGGtggacacaaataaaatatattctAAAAAAATAAGATTTGATACAAataccaaaaaagaaaacaaaaacatagaaatgTAGACTGTGAAGTAATTAGAAATACTGAAcactgaaatgagaaaataaaattgaattgtttttatgatgcagATTCTGATGAGGCTGCTGCCGTCTTACTCTATCTTGACTTCTCTACAGGCAACAAGTTGCTTACTTTGTTCCCCTCTGACCTACTTTTAATCTTCATTAGTCATGACTGCCTCTTCATCTGTGTACAGCATGTTGCCTTAAAGGTTGCCCTTCAGCAGAGGACATTCCTCTTGAATTGCTTGGCTTTGAATTGAACCACTGATCTAAACATTGACTGCTCTGGTTTGAAGAGAAGCCTCTCAATGCACTGTACATGTATGACACAGTGAGCCACATGACCACAACTTCCAGAAACAGCCAAACTGTTGTAAATTATGAATTGTGatgtttgtcacttttttttaaataagcatTGACACAATTGCTGTAAACTGAACACCGTGATAggaatttttattttactccatgttatttttgtttttctccactgaaatgctgctgtgttAGGGGAGGTAAGGCCATTGATACCAGGTCAACCCACAGCTCTGCAACCGCTGTTCCATAAACATCTAAGTCATAGATACCAGAACTAGTACAAATACATACACTGTCACTTTGttgtcacttttcattttatgtcaAGTAATCATCGCATGACAGACTGTAACTTTTGCATTGAGTCAATGTTCTATCTTACAAACAGTTTAGTTTGTGACATCAGCCTCATTTATGCAACAGATGTTGTTTCCTAACAGCTATCTGCTTGAGAGCTTGAAGAGGGAAATACGCCTTCAGGGTATATCTCTCCTTTTATAGGACATCCTTTCTCTGTTTGATCACCTTGTGGAAGTTCAATATTGTCACTCTACTATCATGCTAAATAGTTTCGGACAATGAGAGGAACAGAATATATGCTTTGTAGTGCTTGAAGTACCTTAAATTAAACAGTAGTAATCAATTGATTAATCTTGTACTTCCTGGTAATATGTGCTCATGTTTTCATATTGAAGCTAAGTAGTGTGGTTGTCCCTGCTTTAATACCAGGAAACTCCACAACTGATGAGGTCCAGTTGGCTTGGAAGTGCCTGCAGAGGGGATGAATGCTTCCTTACCTTGACTTATTTCAGGCAGACAAAAAGCTACTTACATAAGTGCAACACTAAGAGCATTTGTGGATGAGTATACCAACTATATTCGTCCTATTTGTAAGACAAGAAGTCCAAAAAAATCATCTGCTCCTTAATGGATTTCCTTGTACACCATGCCTGAAAACGCCATAAAAACTTGTGAATACACTGATGGTTTGAtctgaaatactgaaacaaacacGGTTAAATGTGGATAGATGTTCTGGGAACACGCTGCAATGAAAGAGTAGTCTACAGTAGCCTATCCTAAGCGGGTTGTCAGTTTTTACATCCCTGGGGAAGTTATTGGAAAGCGACCTCATATTTCATCGAAATGCAAAGAGACCGAACGTAAGGTAAGtttattttcaaagtaaaagcattaaACGTTACTTACCTGTTAGCTAACGTAGCTTAAAATGCCATGTTTACCACATTTAGACAAGAGACGGAGGCATTATGATTTATTTGATTAGCTCATAAGTACAAATAAGTAAACCCCCTCTTATTAAGTACGCAATGCTACCACATGAGAGTAATGAAagattttatttagaaaatCCTAGCCGGAAAAGTCAACACTTTACAATGGTTGACTTGACGTAGTTTGCCTTGTGATGTTGCTGATAACCGAGACAAAACAACTCGGGGGGAACTGTTGAAATTAACCACAGCCGTAGACCAGCAAATTTACTTTACGGCTGCCGATTCCTTGATGTTAAGTACGGTCAACAATGGGGTAAGCGTCCGGTCCGAGCGACCTGTTAACTTAGCTAACATCAGCATCAAAACAGATGATTGGTTTGTCTCCaaggctagttagctagctGACGCTAGCTGGCTGTTGACATCTGTGTCTTGTTGTCGACATGCCCCTTTTTTTAGATTCGTACCATAGCTGTAATTACATTCAGTATGTGACATGTTTAGCAGTAATATTCAAAGCAAAACAGCTTATCGAAGTGGCCGCTTTGTAAAGGAGGACTGTCAACAGTAGCCCTGATTGGTTACGAATGGTGAGGTGAGACTTCAGCCTGTGTTTATAACGTTTCCCAGGCTTTGCAGGGTTTTCTTGCTTGGTCCCATGAACTAAACACCATGATTATTTTTAACCGATACACATCCTTAAAACACCACCATAATCTTTCATAaatcagttgtttttatttgatgtaCCTCAGCCTGTTAAGCACTCATGAAAAGCTGAAGATGAGGGTTCCTGCTAAGATTTAGCTGCTTCAGATCTATTGCAGACCACTTGTCATTGATAACTGGAGAAACCTCCATTCCTGTTTGTGGTTATGAAAACAGTCCATGTTTTTGGCCAAGAGCTGTGGATCAGTTTCTGAACGTCTTGACAGCACAGTCCATTATTCAGTTTGACCATCTGTAGAAAAAGAGAGGGGTCATTGTGAAAATCAGTTTACTAGTCAAAGGGAATATAaatcagcctgtgaaaacagtagCATATTGTATTATGTGGCTTTGAAGTAGCTTCGTactgtctgagaaaataacagtGATGATGGAGGCAAAGATTTAAGTTTTAAGTCTTTATTATAACCAGCTTGAAACGTGTGTTTACTGGTTTGCAGCAGCTCAATTGGGAACTGGGAACTGAATGGGAACGCACTGCACATAAAGCAGCAATCATGCAGACACATTATCTGGCTTCCATTAAAAGAAAGCCATGATCCTCCTTCCTGCTTGTATTGGTAAACTCACAAAGGATTCGAAATTAACCAGTACGACTGTAATGTCGTTTGTCTTCCGTAGATGTAGCCGATGAAATGGAGTATGATGAGAGACTTGCACTTTTCCGCCAAACCCGCCTCAATCCCTTTGATCgcggagaggaagaagatggacCTCCAGGAGGCAAGACGCCGCAGCAGCACGGTAAAGTTTGGCCAAAGTCCTTCACAGGATAATCCAGGAGGTGTAGAATATGACCTTACTTCAAGGTCACTTTCACACCTGGAGTTCAGTTCAAGTCTGCTTAATGTGctttgtattatattattatattattgctAACCAGGACGCAAACGTGAAGTCATCAACTCGAAATGCCAAAATACATAGAATGTAGGACTCAATCACAATACAACGCTGGTTCACCCGTTTCACTTCCTGATGTATTAGGAAAAATCCTGCATATTTAATGATGATGTGTGTAAGTGTAGCTGATAAAATAGGGAAGATGAGGAATTGGTGCCTTTCAGCTCTTATCTTGATGATACAAATTTTGACCATGGCTTGGAAGTGTGTCTCGCTTGCCTTGGGAGACATCCTGCCATTGTGTCAGTATTCTGTTACAGTCTGAAAAGTTGCCAGTTAAGATTGGATTTTATTAGCCTAGGTTTTTATTTAAGTGCCTGTGGTCTGTCATTAGGAGGATGAAATACTCAACTTTATTTGAGTTGTTTGCTGTAAGAACATTCGGATAAAGTACGATATTTTATTGATCTATGGGTGGAAAGGGGGTGTACAAATCTGCCAAATATATAGATTTCCTTGACATTTCCCTTGCTTAACAGATtggtgctgcagagggaggtGTTTTCTGAGATCGTGGTTTCTGCTTTTCTAAGAGTCAATTACATGCTGATGAGGTGTGTTTTCTCCCTTCACAGTGCCAAACACAGTGAGGCTGCTAGGTGCTTAGATCATGTCGCTTTGGCTCCCTCACTTAATGGGGCATTGACTCTCTCATGAAATAAATTTTGGCAAATTATTTCCCtcaaatatttacacattttcatcGAGCCAGGAACAGATCCTCATACACAAAGAAGAAGCACACTGCACTGTTGGTTACTGTCAGTAACTCTAAGCGTAAGGAAAAGGAAGTTGGAAACTATGTCTGAGCCAGAGGAAACGAAAAGCCTAAGTGTAAGCAGTACTTTAGTAACACTTCCTGTATTTTAGGATTTGGgaattaaagacatttttgttcAATTACATTGACTttgagagacacactgctggcTGAGCCGATTTCACTGCTCTCAtccgtgtttttcttcttcactgtccCCTCACCGTCTGGCACTGACAAGCTGAACCCACtcaagatgttttgttttgacgtGTATGCAGGTAACAACTACATTTGTCTGCACATTTTCAGCAAGATGGAGAGTAAGTTGTTGTTTGATACGCAGCTTTTTGACAGACTTGACCGATTTGGGTTGACCATGTACTGTGTATTGCATTACCAGgtttgatttgatcttttttccttaaaatatttctcatataaacaaacacaacctaAAAAAAATTTACCAGAAATGATACCTCAGATTGAATAGGTAGTGGATGCAGACAGTTGTCcttctcaggagctggtggagtgAAGAGGATGAAAACTGGACTTACTTATtgcatgaacagaaacatgtcTGTAGATGAATGCTAATATTGCTCCCTGCCTGATGGATATGATAAAAGGCTTTagtttgctaacaagtttgctGTAACAACATTATGAGTGGATAAGTcatatgttgtgtttcagcttgTTCCGCTGCCCAGTATGTTGTAACCACTCTACAACCACTCTGTGCATCTCCTGAAAACATGGCAGTGTCTCCCTGCAAATAATATTTTCATCGTATTGGAATTATGGAAACATTAACCCTTGGTCTTACAGATActtgtgaaaaaacaaaaacacttactGTACTATCATCACAGTTAGGCCAATGGTGAAAGTCATGTGATTAATGAGAATCAGAATCACTTCACATTTGCTAGACCAATGCACACTGCCCACATACGGTCATACTCTACATGCACTGTACCACAGATGAAACAATAGTTGATAGTAGCAGCAATAGTTGTTCATATACAGAACATGAAGAATGTTAGCACTGTGGTTTAATTGATTCAGAGGCACACCATGTAAGTAATTATGAAAAGATTGATTGAAAACTCGTAGCTGTGAAAGTGATTATCACTCCAAAGTTCATTCAGCTTTGTTAGCAGCAGTTTTTTAATGACACAGTCTGAGTATGTATTGTCAGCTGACTTGGTTACACATTACCAGAACTGATAAGATGCCGCCTGTGATTCCTGCAGTTGTCcactttggtttttgtcctTCTAGACCTCTTGAATAGTGGCTCATAGTGTAGGTTTTGTCCTGAGAGGCCAGAGTCATGTGTGTGAAATTAGCATGCATGACTGAGTGCACTTACCAGACCACAGTGGGCATGCTGACAAGAAGACCAGCGCTTTAAGCCACACTGCTCTCTTTTCAGAAGCAAGGCCTGAGTTGTTCTCTGGGACCAGAATCCACAGTTCAGATCGAACCATGGACCTCGGTCTAGCTGAGGACCACTTCTCAAGGCCTATGGTAAGCAAAGCTTTGTTCATGCTGTCCGCCTCAACTCCAAATAATTTTTCAGGCACAATGAAACAGTTTCATATCGTAAAACTGAGAGTGCTTACTTGCAGAACTTCCTATtctatttactgtatgtggaGACATGCTTTTGCTCTTGTTCACCTTTTACAGGGTTCGTTTGTGGCGTCCGACATTGAACAGCTGAAGCTGGCCATAGAGGAGTGTAAGAAGCTGATCTTGGAGCTGCCAGAACACTcggagagacagaaggacacTGTGGTGAAACTTATCCACCTTCGTCTCAAACTGCAGGAGCTTAAGGTTGGAACTAAGGAGCGAATGGAAAAGTGCAGAAAATTCTGTCATAGTTGTTGGTGCTTGTTCAGTGGGACAGTCAGGAAAACTTCAGGGGAATTCATAATTGACTAATTTGACTTGCATGCTTTTGATTTTGTAGAAATTGTACACAAATGTTTGCAGATAGAAATGTACCATGCAAAGCTAGTTAGTGTATTTCTGGAAAGGCATTTCCTTGAACTATGCTGCGCTCAAGTGTATTTGGAAAATATACAATTTAGGGTACAATATTGTGTACTCTGTACTCTGGGAAACTTGTCATCTAATGAAAGTTgaacaaacatgttttgttgttgatgctTCAGGGAGCATCACATGGCAAGAACACAAGAGCTAtggaaacacatgaaataagaaaaaagtgcaaatactgcatactttttatttattttattgaatttgtGTGAGAGTAAAGATTTTTAGCAATCAATtttcaatcaaatcaaagtctCTCCAGTGTATAGGAACAGGTGgaaagaaaggtttgtctaaCATGATCTTTCTTAGTTccatattttgttttaattcattaaGCTTAAGGTTGCAAACATAATTTTTTAGTTACTTTTTTCCAGAtgtgaaaacaggtgaaaaaaaaacagttttggcaGGTAAAAAAGGGTTTAACATTATCTTTTTATAATTATATTAatagtaacaacaacaacaacaaaaacaataataatacctAATAACAcctaataataatagtaaaagtAAGCTAGAAaattgataaaaaataaaaataaagacaatgcataaaaccacagaataaaatgataaaatataggcgaaaatagattacatagaatgcatGAAGTCaggtaaaatacaacaatttaaaaga
Encoded here:
- the mc1r gene encoding melanocyte-stimulating hormone receptor, translating into MEMSNRSLHNPSILHTEFNPFSDFMDENETNLTIGERNSSGCVQIRIPQELFLALGLISLVENILVVLAIIKNRNLHSPMYYFICCLAVSDMLVSVSNVVETIFMLLNDHGLMDVHPRMLRHLDNVIDVMICSSVVSSLSFLCTIAADRYITIFYALRYHSIMTTQRAVTIIAVVWLASITSSILFIVYHTDNAVIVCLVTFFCTTLVFNAVLYLHMFLLAHVHSRRIMAFHKSRRQSTSMKGAITLTILLGVFILCWGPFFLHLILILTCPTSPFCNCFFRNFNLFLILIICNSLIDPLIYAYRSQELRKTLQELVLCSWCFGV